The genomic DNA ttttcttggcaagagttttcagagggcctttgcctttgccttcctttcaggTTGAGAGACTgttacttgcccagggtcatccactAGGTTTTCTAGGGCTcagtgggcatttgaaccctagtctcctgaatcatagtccaacactaaaccaCATGGCTTCCTGTTACCACTTAGGATATCACAAATGATAAAATGCATAATTAATCAAACCATTCAGGCACAGCATACCTGAGCATTTGGAAAAAGTGCTGTTCTTATGCAAGGTTTTCACTTTTGgtattattttgctttaaaatgatgtttttacATTATGACTTTTTCTTCATGGTTGTAGTGGACTTCCATCTCCATGTGTGGACTGCAAATATAAAAActagaaatataaaatatgcaggAATGCCTGAAGAAATACATATTATAAATGCCAATTCCATTGCTGGTGTTTGTTGTATAGTGCAAAACATTCAAATCCATAGGGGCAACATGCAAACAGAACATACACACCAACATGGACTTcaaacagcaaagaaagaaaatcatgtTAGTATAACTTTTGAGTCAGCTTTTACACTCAGCCTGCATAATTTCTATCTCTGGATTCTCAGCCTCTAACAAGGATCAGTATTTTACAGGCATCTTAGATCAAAAATTTCAAAAGCACGGCTCCATCCCTCCCACCTGTACAACTGCTCAGTATATGTATCTGTGAGGAAAGCTGATACAAGTAGCCAAGACCAGCTCGATCAACATATGAATTGATTCATGTGGCTAGCCAATGAGTATATGTGAAAGGAGGAGCTTGCTGTTGAAGGGACTCTTCAGGAGGGAACAGTTATAATAGcaaaggcagacacacacacacacttctcacaGTGCTTTTAAGCTTTCAAGTCTGAAAGGACATTATCTGGCTTTTATTTCCcctacctctctttcttttcctctcgcTCTGTCTCCCACTctccttcttatttttatttggaaTAGAGAGCAATCTGGAACAAGCACATCTCAGACAACCTAAGTGAAATCAAGCCTAGACAAGTGGGTTTTTGCTCACAGTATCTACAATGGATTGGATCAACGTCTCTCGATGTCTTCACAAAATGGAAGAAGAAGTAGAGCCAATAAGGAGATACTTCAATAGCACTGAGGAGTACCTTGCCTTTTTATATGGACCAAAACGGAGCCCCCTCTTCCTGCCTATGTCTTGGGTTTATGCTATGATCTTCATAGTTGGAGTGTCTGGCAACCTTTTAGTGTGCCTTGTGATTCTTAAGCACAGAAACATGAAAACTCCCACTAACTACTATCTCTTCAGCCTCGCTATTTCAGACTTGCTGGTCTTACTCTTGGGGATGCCCTTGGAAGTCTATGAAATGTGGAGCAACTACCCCTTCTTGCTTGGACCAGTTGGCTGTTATTTTAAAACAGCGCTCTTTGAGACTGTATGCTTTGCCTCCATCCTGAATGTCACTACAGTGAGTGTAGAGAGATATGTGGCTATCCTTCACCCCTTCCGAGCCAAGCTGAAGAGCACAAGACGACGTGCTGTGAGGATCATCATTGCCCTTTGGCTCCTGTCtgtcctcttttctcttcccaacaCCAGCATCCATGGCATTGTAAAGCAATATTTTCCAAATCAAACAGAGGTTCCTGGCTCTGAGACATGTGCTGTGGTCAAGCCCATGTGGATCTACAACTGTATTATCCAGCTaacctcttttctcttttatgtCCTGCCAATGAGTGTCATCAGTGTGCTGTACTGCCTGATGGGGCTGAAAGTGAGTCCTGACTAAATTGTGTTCTACTTATGTGTAGCTTTCTTTCATAATCCATCGCATCATGtcaaccagagtttggaaatttttgttggtgtttttttaaaaatgcagttccccaaatcccccaaccagcagtggtcatgctggttgggCGATTTTGGGTATGGTAGTTTTCAAAAGTAATGGTTTGAAGCTCTGATActatcccattttttaaaataaacttttactgatttaccattattattattgacattcCATAATGTGGGTATGGGGATTTAGTATTTTATcaattttccccatattttttgtttttacttagtTTACCGAGTGCATTTCTTAGACATCTTTTAAGACTATACCACTCAAAATGGGGATGAAAATGCATTGTCAATTTATTCCAGAAACCAACTTACTAAACCTGTTTATACTGTGACTCAATTATAATTTCATTTTGTACTCTAGCAAACTTCTTATAAACTTATATTTTATTCCCCACTGCTTTTTACCCCTTTCTGCATTTTAAGGTACCAACAAACAGAGCCTCtgatttttcttattattaaaattttaaaatgaaatattaaatacatTCAGTGTGTTCCATCTCTTTCACTTCTTTCTTCATAAGTATGCATGTCAGGGCAGAGGAACTTGTGGATTTCCAGACGATGACCACATACTATCCTCCCCACTGAttaggctgatgggaattgtagtctaacacatgTTCCCCATTCTTGTTTTATAGGAAT from Sceloporus undulatus isolate JIND9_A2432 ecotype Alabama chromosome 2, SceUnd_v1.1, whole genome shotgun sequence includes the following:
- the NMUR2 gene encoding neuromedin-U receptor 2 translates to MMISIRDTLQSTEDVKIAQRTQRIWSSDTGRNKDFLPDEVLLTNTGPRQELRLLPGGSPRVVRVSTMDWINVSRCLHKMEEEVEPIRRYFNSTEEYLAFLYGPKRSPLFLPMSWVYAMIFIVGVSGNLLVCLVILKHRNMKTPTNYYLFSLAISDLLVLLLGMPLEVYEMWSNYPFLLGPVGCYFKTALFETVCFASILNVTTVSVERYVAILHPFRAKLKSTRRRAVRIIIALWLLSVLFSLPNTSIHGIVKQYFPNQTEVPGSETCAVVKPMWIYNCIIQLTSFLFYVLPMSVISVLYCLMGLKLRGDRSLEAEEMGMNVKRPSRKSVTKMLFVLVIVFGICWAPFHMDRLFYSFVENWTEPLANIFNLIHVVSGVFFYLSSAVNPIIYNLLSRRFRIAFLSVISPQCKHWNPRHTTSRLPPQRSIFMLGERNTMGSGEDRSPPCLHRSSVCSSHLSSGL